The following are encoded in a window of Oreochromis aureus strain Israel breed Guangdong linkage group 10, ZZ_aureus, whole genome shotgun sequence genomic DNA:
- the LOC116330501 gene encoding odorant receptor 131-2-like — protein sequence MSNVSQIYSDFNFEVQYQRLLRIVIISALSTLPACVFLFVNGIMLFMLRRKRVFRETCRYILLYNLLFADTAQLAQTQLIFLLSVCQIQLPFSVCAILILLANLTGRITPLTLVVMPLERYVAVCYPLRHVTIITIRNTRVVIIVIWVVSSLNNLTRILLLFEFLFENVKNLQVSDYCSNVDIILGSKSEQYDTLYTCCLFVSAGVAVIFSYIGVIVAARLASTDKGLAQKARNTLLLNVIQLCLSLSATIYHPLLRALSRTVARTVFLWVQNVFYVCFIIFPRCLTSLIYGLRDQTIGPVLINHLCCRMKATV from the coding sequence ATGTCGAATGTATCTCAGATCTATTCAGACTTCAATTTTGAGGTGCAATACCAGAGGTTATTGAGAATAGtaattatttctgctttgtctaCACTTCCagcctgtgtgtttctctttgttaaTGGAATCATGTTGTTCATGTTAAGGCGTAAACGGGTGTTTCGTGAGACCTGTCGCTACATTCTTTTGTATAACCTTCTCTTTGCAGATACTGCACAGCTGGCACAGACTCAGCTTATTTTCCTACTGTCAGTTTGTCAAATACAGTTGCCCTTTTCTGTGTGTGCTATTTTAATCTTGTTGGCCAATCTTACAGGGAGAATCACCCCTCTCACACTGGTCGTCATGCCTCTAGAACGGTATGTTGCTGTGTGTTACCCATTGAGGCACGTTACCATCATTACCATCCGAAACACAAGGGTTGTTATCATCGTGATTTGGGTTGTCAGTTCACTAAACAATCTCACACggattttattgttatttgaatttttgtttgaaaatgtgaaaaatctgCAAGTGAGCGACTATTGTTCTAATGTGGATATAATCCTCGGGTCAAAGTCCGAACAATATGACACACTCTACActtgttgtctgtttgtgtctgCTGGTGTGGCAGTCATTTTCTCTTATATTGGTGTGATAGTAGCTGCCAGGTTGGCCTCCACAGACAAAGGTTTAGCCCAAAAAGCTCGGAACACACTGCTGTTGAATGTGATCCAATTGTGCCTCAGTCTCTCTGCTACTATTTACCATCCACTACTTAGAGCTCTTTCAAGAACTGTAGCAAGGACAGTATTTTTGTGGGTccagaatgtgttttatgtgtgttttattatcTTTCCCAGATGTCTGACCTCTCTTATCTATGGCCTTAGAGATCAGACCATCGGACCTGTCCTCATAAATCATCTATGCTGTCGAATGAAAGCCACTGTTTAA